From one Candidatus Zixiibacteriota bacterium genomic stretch:
- the nagZ gene encoding beta-N-acetylhexosaminidase: MYTKAEKLSTVWYARDVAALERKIGQLMTIALAGPELAAEERSLLRDCRFGGVILFARNCVAPRRMAALCRSLWEVTPAPPLVAVDAEGGRIHRLPQPFTHFPPAAALGRSGDPALAYRIGRAVADELKLVGVNLVFAPVLDVASHPANPIGDRAFGADAETVVRVALPWARGLRDGGVIPCAKHFPGHGGAAGDSHHELPAVTKTARELLRTDLRPFIQACREGVESLMTAHVLFPALDPKRPATLSRRVLGGLLRGRLGYRGVVFTDDLEMAAISDRYSREEAALLALSAGADVLLCCGDLLETAVLFEALARRAASDRTLRARVEESYRRVCVLKRKLSPPPGRFFERRLAGLPGRALAARLTADDRRCS; encoded by the coding sequence ATGTACACAAAGGCCGAAAAATTGTCCACCGTGTGGTATGCTCGGGACGTGGCCGCGCTCGAGCGAAAAATCGGCCAGCTGATGACGATCGCTCTCGCCGGCCCCGAGCTCGCCGCCGAGGAGCGCTCGCTTCTTCGCGACTGCCGGTTCGGCGGAGTGATTCTCTTCGCGCGCAACTGCGTCGCGCCGCGCCGGATGGCCGCCCTCTGCCGCTCGCTGTGGGAAGTCACCCCGGCGCCGCCCTTGGTCGCCGTCGACGCCGAAGGCGGGCGAATCCACCGGCTGCCGCAGCCCTTTACGCATTTTCCTCCTGCCGCAGCCCTCGGGCGTTCGGGCGACCCCGCGCTCGCCTACCGGATCGGCCGCGCCGTCGCCGACGAGCTCAAGCTCGTCGGCGTCAATCTCGTGTTCGCTCCGGTGCTCGACGTCGCCTCCCACCCCGCCAATCCGATCGGCGACCGAGCTTTCGGCGCGGACGCCGAAACCGTCGTCCGCGTCGCGCTGCCGTGGGCCCGCGGCCTGCGCGACGGCGGCGTGATTCCCTGCGCCAAGCACTTTCCCGGGCACGGCGGGGCTGCGGGGGACTCGCACCATGAGCTTCCGGCGGTCACGAAAACGGCGCGCGAGCTGCTCCGCACGGACCTCCGGCCGTTCATCCAGGCGTGCCGGGAAGGAGTCGAGTCGCTGATGACCGCCCACGTCCTCTTCCCGGCCCTCGACCCGAAGCGCCCCGCTACGCTCTCGCGGCGCGTGCTCGGCGGGCTGTTGCGCGGCCGACTGGGCTACCGGGGAGTGGTCTTCACCGACGACCTGGAGATGGCCGCCATAAGCGACCGCTACAGCCGAGAGGAGGCGGCGCTGCTCGCGCTTTCGGCCGGCGCCGACGTGCTCTTGTGCTGCGGCGACCTTCTGGAAACGGCGGTTCTCTTCGAGGCGCTCGCGCGCCGCGCGGCGTCGGACCGGACGCTTCGGGCGCGCGTGGAGGAGAGCTATCGTCGGGTTTGCGTTCTCAAGCGGAAGCTTTCTCCGCCACCCGGGCGCTTCTTCGAGCGGCGGCTCGCCGGGCTTCCCGGACGCGCGCTCGCCGCCAGGCTCACGGCAGACGATAGGCGCTGTAGCTGA
- the panC gene encoding pantoate--beta-alanine ligase codes for MLLLERIEEMRGWSEEARRAGRRIGFVPTMGFLHEGHLALVREARRRADRVVVSIFVNPTQFGPNEDFASYPRDLERDRRLLECEAVDVLFHPKAEEIYPGGDQTRVEVELLSSPLCGAFRPGHFRGVATVLVKLFNIVRPHMAVFGRKDFQQLQLVRRLVKDLAYDIEIVGHATVREPDGLAMSSRNVYLAPEERRAALSLSRSLLAARCLARQGERRGSAVVAAVRDAIANEPLAQIEYVKLCDPETLEDIEEIGESALLALAVRIGKTRLIDNTILP; via the coding sequence ATGCTGCTGCTCGAACGGATCGAGGAGATGCGCGGCTGGAGCGAGGAGGCGCGCCGCGCCGGACGCCGGATCGGCTTCGTGCCGACGATGGGCTTTCTCCACGAGGGCCATCTCGCGCTGGTGCGCGAGGCGCGGCGGCGCGCCGACCGCGTCGTCGTCTCGATCTTCGTCAACCCGACGCAGTTCGGTCCCAATGAGGACTTCGCCTCCTATCCCCGGGACCTCGAGCGCGATCGACGGCTGCTCGAGTGCGAGGCGGTGGATGTTCTGTTCCACCCGAAGGCCGAGGAGATCTATCCGGGCGGCGACCAGACGCGCGTCGAGGTCGAGCTGCTGAGCTCGCCGCTCTGCGGCGCCTTCCGGCCGGGCCATTTCCGCGGCGTCGCCACGGTGCTCGTCAAGCTCTTCAACATCGTGCGCCCCCACATGGCGGTTTTCGGCCGCAAGGACTTCCAGCAGCTCCAGCTCGTGCGGCGTCTGGTGAAGGATCTCGCCTACGACATCGAGATCGTCGGTCACGCGACGGTGCGTGAGCCCGATGGGCTCGCGATGAGCTCGCGGAACGTCTACCTCGCTCCCGAGGAGCGGCGGGCCGCGCTCTCGCTGTCGCGCTCGCTGCTCGCGGCCCGCTGTCTGGCGCGGCAGGGGGAAAGGCGCGGGAGCGCCGTTGTCGCCGCGGTTCGCGACGCGATCGCGAACGAGCCGCTGGCGCAAATCGAGTACGTCAAGCTCTGCGATCCCGAGACCCTGGAGGATATCGAGGAGATCGGCGAGAGCGCGCTTCTGGCGCTCGCGGTGCGCATCGGCAAGACCCGTCTGATCGACAACACGATTCTTCCCTAG
- the panB gene encoding 3-methyl-2-oxobutanoate hydroxymethyltransferase, with the protein MTEKITVPRIVEMKRRGEKITCLTAYDYSMARILDEAGIDIILVGDSVASVVQGRPNTLPVTVDEILYHTQAVVRGRRRALVVADMPFLSYQLGPEQALANAGRFLKEAGAEAVKLEGGTAVEGTIAALVRAGIPVMGHVGLTPQSIHQFGGYKVQGKDPGRREAVLEDALAVERAGAFAIVLEGMPMGLAREVTGRLAIPTIGIGAGAGCDGQVLVVHDMLGLFDDFTPKFVKRYANLRQSVTEAVKNFISDVRESRFPGEEHSFH; encoded by the coding sequence ATGACGGAAAAAATCACCGTACCCAGGATCGTCGAGATGAAACGGCGCGGGGAGAAGATCACCTGCCTGACCGCGTACGATTACTCGATGGCGCGGATTCTCGACGAGGCGGGCATCGATATCATCCTGGTAGGCGATTCGGTCGCCTCGGTGGTTCAGGGGCGGCCGAACACCCTGCCGGTGACGGTGGACGAGATTCTGTACCACACCCAGGCGGTCGTGCGCGGCCGGCGGCGGGCCCTGGTGGTGGCCGACATGCCGTTTCTCTCCTATCAGCTGGGCCCGGAGCAGGCGCTGGCCAACGCCGGGCGCTTTCTCAAGGAAGCCGGCGCCGAGGCGGTGAAGCTCGAAGGAGGGACCGCCGTCGAGGGGACCATCGCGGCGCTCGTGCGCGCCGGGATTCCGGTCATGGGCCACGTCGGCCTCACGCCTCAGTCGATCCACCAGTTCGGCGGATACAAGGTCCAGGGGAAAGACCCGGGCCGGCGCGAGGCGGTCCTGGAGGACGCCCTCGCCGTCGAGCGGGCGGGCGCGTTCGCGATCGTGCTCGAGGGCATGCCGATGGGGCTCGCGCGCGAGGTCACCGGGCGGCTCGCGATCCCCACGATCGGCATCGGTGCCGGCGCCGGCTGCGACGGCCAGGTGCTGGTGGTGCATGACATGCTCGGCCTGTTCGACGACTTCACTCCGAAGTTCGTCAAGCGTTACGCGAACCTGAGGCAGAGCGTGACCGAGGCGGTCAAGAACTTTATCAGCGACGTCCGGGAGTCGAGATTCCCGGGCGAGGAGCACTCGTTTCACTAG
- the mtnA gene encoding S-methyl-5-thioribose-1-phosphate isomerase, translating into MAVKTIQWKEDRVIMIDQRLLPHQEVYRACRTYQEVAEAIRSMVIRGAPAIGVAAAMGVALGAMKLSEKNFDREFERIFHVLSKTRPTAVNLFWALDRMRGVYTENRSRGVDLVKKRLREEALKIYREDVAANRELGRIGARLLGNARRLMTHCNAGALATAGYGTALGVIRALKEAGKEVEVWVNETRPFLQGARLTAWELKKEKIPATLVTDSMAGYLMQTGRVDAVVVGCDRVAANGDVANKIGTYTVAVLARRHGIPFYVAGPTSSIDLDCPTGRDIPIEQRDPKEVSHILGKPVAPRGIKAFNPAFDVTSQDLISAIITEKGVIHPPYQQNIRNHVGH; encoded by the coding sequence ATGGCCGTAAAGACCATTCAGTGGAAAGAGGATCGGGTGATCATGATCGACCAGCGGCTCCTGCCGCACCAGGAGGTCTATCGCGCCTGTCGGACCTATCAGGAAGTCGCCGAAGCGATCCGCTCGATGGTGATTCGCGGCGCGCCCGCGATCGGCGTGGCGGCGGCGATGGGCGTCGCGTTGGGGGCGATGAAGCTCTCGGAAAAAAACTTCGATCGAGAGTTCGAGCGCATCTTTCACGTCCTTTCGAAGACGCGGCCGACGGCGGTGAACCTCTTCTGGGCGCTCGACCGGATGCGCGGGGTCTACACGGAAAACCGCAGCCGCGGCGTGGACCTCGTGAAAAAGCGGCTGCGCGAGGAGGCGCTCAAGATCTATCGCGAGGACGTCGCCGCGAACCGGGAGCTGGGCAGGATCGGCGCACGGCTGCTCGGCAACGCCCGCCGGCTGATGACGCACTGCAACGCGGGCGCGCTGGCGACCGCTGGCTACGGCACCGCGCTCGGCGTGATCCGCGCGCTCAAGGAAGCCGGCAAAGAGGTGGAGGTGTGGGTCAACGAGACGCGTCCTTTCCTGCAGGGGGCGCGGCTCACCGCCTGGGAGCTCAAGAAGGAGAAGATCCCGGCGACGCTGGTCACCGACAGCATGGCCGGATATCTCATGCAAACCGGGCGGGTCGACGCCGTCGTGGTCGGCTGCGACCGGGTGGCGGCGAACGGCGACGTGGCGAACAAGATCGGAACCTACACGGTCGCGGTGCTCGCCCGCCGGCACGGGATTCCCTTTTACGTCGCCGGGCCGACTTCGTCGATCGATCTGGACTGTCCCACGGGCAGGGACATTCCCATCGAGCAGCGCGACCCGAAGGAGGTGTCGCACATCCTCGGCAAGCCCGTCGCGCCGCGGGGCATCAAGGCTTTCAACCCGGCCTTCGACGTTACCTCGCAGGACCTGATCTCGGCGATCATCACCGAGAAGGGCGTGATTCACCCGCCTTACCAGCAGAACATCCGTAACCATGTCGGTCATTGA
- a CDS encoding deoxynucleoside kinase, producing the protein MARAKYIVVEGPIGVGKTSLAKILAQEFQARTVFEKVEENPFLPKFYRDRATYAFQNQLFFLLNRYHQQQELSQQDLFNQSTVADYLFAKDKIFAALTLSAEELNLYHQVYMLLNARVPKPDLVVYLQARPEVLYKRVKKRDKKYERGVTFEYLSEVAQAYNQFFFHYDETPLLVVNTSEIDFVSSSNDLADLIKEINNMGSGTLHYIPLGSR; encoded by the coding sequence ATGGCAAGGGCCAAGTATATCGTGGTGGAGGGGCCGATCGGGGTCGGCAAGACGAGCCTGGCGAAAATCCTGGCCCAGGAGTTTCAGGCCCGCACGGTATTCGAGAAGGTCGAAGAGAACCCGTTTCTCCCCAAGTTCTACCGCGACCGCGCGACCTACGCCTTTCAAAACCAGCTTTTCTTTCTGCTCAACCGCTACCACCAGCAACAGGAGCTCAGCCAGCAGGATCTGTTCAATCAGAGCACGGTCGCCGACTATCTCTTCGCCAAGGACAAGATCTTCGCGGCCCTGACGCTGAGCGCGGAGGAGCTGAACCTCTACCACCAGGTCTACATGCTGCTCAACGCGCGCGTGCCGAAGCCCGATCTCGTCGTCTATCTCCAGGCTCGCCCGGAGGTCCTTTACAAAAGGGTCAAAAAGAGAGATAAAAAGTACGAACGCGGCGTCACTTTCGAGTACCTGAGCGAGGTGGCACAGGCATACAACCAGTTTTTCTTCCATTACGACGAGACGCCTCTGCTGGTTGTCAACACCTCCGAGATCGATTTCGTGTCAAGCAGCAACGATCTGGCTGACTTGATCAAGGAAATCAACAACATGGGCTCAGGGACGCTGCACTACATACCGCTTGGATCCAGATAG
- the acpS gene encoding holo-ACP synthase → MIVGMGIDMVEVERVRRALEDPRTGERFRARVYTAGEVEYCERRRAGRFRSYAARFAVKEAVMKALGRGWGAEARWLDIEVVRAAGGRPEIALHGKTARLAERLGVVRWSVSISHTDRYGLACVAAEDAR, encoded by the coding sequence ATGATCGTGGGGATGGGGATCGACATGGTCGAGGTGGAACGGGTCCGGCGCGCGCTCGAGGACCCACGCACCGGGGAGCGTTTTCGCGCGCGGGTCTACACGGCGGGCGAAGTCGAGTACTGCGAGCGGCGCCGCGCCGGGCGCTTCCGCAGCTACGCGGCGCGGTTCGCAGTCAAGGAAGCGGTGATGAAGGCGCTCGGACGCGGCTGGGGCGCGGAGGCGCGCTGGCTCGATATCGAGGTCGTGCGCGCGGCGGGCGGCCGGCCGGAGATCGCGCTGCACGGCAAGACGGCGCGACTGGCCGAGCGCCTCGGCGTCGTCCGCTGGTCGGTTTCCATCTCGCACACGGATCGTTACGGCCTCGCCTGCGTCGCCGCCGAGGACGCGCGGTAG
- the smpB gene encoding SsrA-binding protein SmpB — MANKKSPEGEGEQVVCVNRQARHNYFIEETYEAGIALLGSEVKSLRAGKAQLKDSYARIQNGEAFLVNAHVSPYPGASRFNHEPKRTRKLLLHRREIERLAGKTQERGLTLIPLRLYFKNGKAKVELGLARGKKLYDKRETLRRKAARREVERALKSRG, encoded by the coding sequence ATGGCAAATAAGAAATCGCCGGAAGGCGAGGGGGAACAGGTGGTCTGCGTCAACCGCCAGGCCCGCCACAACTATTTCATCGAGGAAACCTACGAGGCGGGGATCGCCCTGCTCGGCAGCGAGGTCAAGTCGCTGCGCGCGGGCAAGGCCCAGCTGAAGGACAGCTACGCGAGGATCCAGAACGGAGAGGCGTTCCTCGTCAACGCGCACGTCAGCCCCTACCCCGGCGCGAGCCGTTTCAACCACGAGCCGAAACGAACGCGCAAGCTGCTGCTGCACCGCCGTGAGATCGAACGCCTCGCCGGCAAGACCCAGGAGCGGGGGCTGACGCTGATCCCGCTCCGGCTCTACTTCAAGAACGGCAAAGCCAAGGTCGAGCTCGGCCTGGCCCGGGGCAAAAAACTCTACGACAAACGGGAAACGCTGCGCCGGAAAGCCGCCCGGCGCGAAGTGGAGCGGGCGCTGAAATCGCGGGGTTAG
- a CDS encoding DUF502 domain-containing protein yields MAEQAPVRVRTKLRETLQRYFLAGLLVFLPVVITLWFLGWVIGLLDGMIDVLPAGLHPNTYLPFAIPGLGAIVTLLLILFLGVLTRGVATRRFLAAWEKVFAQIPIFRGVYTAVQKLVQAFLGQSQGNRQVVMIEYPRKGIYTVGFAMGRAWRELEKENEAPLVNVFIPTTPNPTSGFYLLVPANEVSPLNMTMEEALKLITSGGLITPEDRNRGNGK; encoded by the coding sequence GTGGCTGAACAGGCTCCCGTCAGGGTCAGGACGAAGCTGCGCGAGACGCTGCAGCGGTATTTTCTCGCCGGCCTGCTGGTCTTCCTGCCGGTGGTGATCACGCTGTGGTTTCTCGGCTGGGTGATCGGCCTTCTCGACGGCATGATCGACGTGCTTCCGGCGGGGCTTCACCCGAACACCTATCTCCCGTTCGCGATTCCCGGCCTCGGCGCCATTGTCACGCTGCTCTTGATTCTGTTCCTCGGGGTCCTGACCAGGGGCGTGGCCACCCGCCGCTTCCTCGCCGCGTGGGAGAAGGTCTTCGCGCAGATCCCGATCTTCCGCGGCGTTTACACCGCGGTGCAGAAGCTCGTCCAGGCCTTCCTGGGGCAGTCGCAGGGTAACCGGCAGGTGGTGATGATCGAGTATCCGCGCAAGGGCATCTACACCGTCGGCTTCGCCATGGGACGCGCCTGGCGCGAGCTGGAAAAGGAAAACGAGGCGCCGCTCGTGAACGTTTTCATCCCGACCACTCCCAACCCGACCTCGGGCTTCTATCTGCTGGTGCCGGCGAACGAGGTGTCGCCTCTCAACATGACGATGGAGGAAGCGCTCAAGCTGATCACCTCCGGCGGCCTGATCACCCCCGAGGACAGGAACCGGGGAAATGGCAAATAA
- a CDS encoding glutamate--cysteine ligase yields MSVIERKEELEAFFHEGGKPRDRWRVGTEYEKVGIDRHTGKAIPYFGRRGVEFILRELVERFGWEPEEQDGHVIALSRGNAQITLEPGGQIELSGEPCESIHCTHAEFTRHIRELLEVAEPLDIVFLGLGMQPFSRVEEIEWVPKKRYRIMRPYMLKVGGSGHRMMKQTATVQANIDYSDERDAMAKFRTGMGLTPVIVAMFANSPISDGQLNGYRSFREHIWTDTDKSRTGLLRFAFSPDVSFGHYVEYALDVPMYFIIRDHDYIDMTGITFRRFLEHGRDGHRATIQDWADHLTTLFPETRIKRYLEVRCADSQPPELMVALPALIKGVFYDTDCLQAAWDLVKGWSWDERMEIYHDSHRDALAARVRRYTLLDLAKELLEIAWEGLRRQNAVNDNGDNETIYLAPLKGLLAQGKCPADLVIEKWQGELEQDIRKLISYSAYRLP; encoded by the coding sequence ATGTCGGTCATTGAGCGAAAAGAAGAGCTCGAGGCCTTCTTCCACGAAGGCGGCAAGCCGCGCGACCGCTGGCGCGTGGGCACCGAGTACGAGAAAGTCGGCATCGACCGTCACACCGGCAAGGCGATCCCGTACTTCGGCCGTCGCGGTGTGGAGTTCATCCTGCGCGAGCTGGTGGAGCGCTTCGGCTGGGAGCCCGAGGAGCAGGACGGCCACGTCATCGCGCTCTCCCGCGGCAACGCGCAGATCACGCTCGAGCCAGGCGGCCAGATCGAGCTGAGCGGGGAGCCGTGCGAGAGTATCCACTGCACGCACGCCGAGTTCACCCGCCACATCCGCGAGCTGCTGGAGGTCGCCGAACCGCTCGACATCGTCTTTCTCGGCCTCGGAATGCAGCCGTTCAGCCGCGTCGAGGAGATCGAGTGGGTGCCGAAAAAGCGCTACCGGATCATGCGCCCCTACATGCTCAAGGTCGGCGGCTCAGGGCACCGCATGATGAAGCAGACCGCCACGGTCCAGGCCAACATCGACTACAGCGACGAGCGCGACGCGATGGCGAAGTTCCGCACCGGGATGGGGCTCACGCCCGTGATCGTCGCGATGTTCGCCAACTCGCCCATCTCCGACGGGCAGCTCAACGGCTACCGCAGCTTCCGCGAGCACATCTGGACCGACACGGACAAGAGCCGGACCGGCCTGCTGCGCTTCGCGTTTTCGCCCGACGTCTCGTTCGGACACTACGTCGAGTACGCGCTCGACGTGCCGATGTACTTCATCATCCGCGACCACGACTACATCGACATGACCGGCATCACGTTCCGCCGCTTCCTCGAGCACGGGCGCGACGGCCACCGGGCCACGATCCAGGACTGGGCGGACCACTTGACGACGCTGTTCCCCGAGACGCGCATCAAGCGCTACCTGGAGGTGCGTTGCGCCGACAGCCAGCCGCCGGAACTGATGGTGGCGCTGCCCGCGCTGATCAAGGGAGTGTTCTACGACACCGACTGCCTGCAGGCGGCCTGGGACCTGGTGAAAGGCTGGAGCTGGGACGAGCGAATGGAGATCTACCACGATTCGCACCGTGACGCCCTCGCCGCCCGGGTGCGCCGTTACACGCTCCTCGATCTCGCCAAGGAGCTTCTCGAGATCGCCTGGGAGGGGCTGAGGCGGCAGAACGCCGTCAACGACAACGGCGATAACGAGACGATCTACCTCGCGCCGCTCAAGGGACTGCTCGCCCAGGGGAAGTGCCCGGCCGACCTGGTAATCGAGAAGTGGCAGGGCGAGCTGGAGCAGGATATCCGCAAGCTGATCAGCTACAGCGCCTATCGTCTGCCGTGA